One window of Alphaproteobacteria bacterium genomic DNA carries:
- a CDS encoding TauD/TfdA family dioxygenase, translating to MTADIEIRPIAGALGAELHGVDLARDLDDNTTFAAIHRALLDHCVIFFRDQDITPEQQLGFARRFGDIHLHPYIAGMPDYPEIIEILKTETDTYNFGNDWHTDQMFAPKPAMATMLYAKEVPAAGGDTIFANMYKAYDALSDGMKAMLAGIKTVAAGDSGKNKAGGRSRRERYAANGNVAMKEPVDLPAEVEHPLIRTHPETGRKSLYIGSHTQRFAGMKDEESDGMIKYLRRHAIRPEFTCRFRWEVGSLALWDNRCVQHYAINDYHGKRRRAHRITIRGDTPF from the coding sequence ATGACGGCTGACATTGAAATACGGCCCATCGCGGGGGCGCTCGGGGCGGAACTGCACGGGGTCGACCTGGCGCGCGACCTGGACGATAACACCACCTTCGCCGCGATCCACCGGGCGCTTCTGGACCATTGCGTCATCTTCTTCCGCGACCAGGACATCACGCCGGAACAGCAGCTCGGCTTTGCCCGCCGGTTCGGCGATATTCACCTGCATCCCTATATCGCCGGGATGCCGGACTACCCCGAAATCATCGAAATCCTGAAGACCGAAACCGATACCTATAATTTCGGCAATGACTGGCACACGGACCAGATGTTCGCGCCGAAGCCGGCCATGGCGACGATGCTCTACGCCAAGGAAGTGCCCGCCGCCGGCGGCGATACGATCTTCGCCAATATGTACAAGGCATATGATGCGCTGTCCGACGGCATGAAGGCGATGCTGGCCGGAATAAAGACCGTCGCGGCGGGGGATAGCGGCAAGAACAAGGCGGGCGGCCGCTCGCGCCGCGAACGCTATGCGGCCAACGGCAATGTCGCGATGAAGGAACCGGTGGACCTGCCGGCGGAGGTCGAGCATCCGCTGATCCGCACGCATCCGGAAACGGGGCGCAAGTCGCTCTATATCGGCTCCCATACCCAGCGTTTTGCCGGGATGAAGGACGAGGAAAGCGACGGCATGATCAAATACCTGCGGCGCCATGCGATCCGGCCGGAATTCACCTGCCGGTTCCGCTGGGAGGTCGGATCGCTGGCGTTGTGGGATAACCGCTGTGTGCAGCATTACGCAATCAACGATTATCACGGCAAGCGGCGGCGCGCGCACCGGATCACGATCCGGGGCGATACGCCGTTCTGA